The Ananas comosus cultivar F153 linkage group 7, ASM154086v1, whole genome shotgun sequence genome has a window encoding:
- the LOC109712591 gene encoding calmodulin-binding receptor-like cytoplasmic kinase 2 codes for MRVPNPPALSDDRRSQSSNRKPTIGHRKPAVAAAAPPTTPERRGAASRSPSAARGTRTPPPPTPTPTPTPTPTPSSGKSWIKSLFRAIRCRSGNPETGAYPATKPSPSERVLRSPLPTPLRDKNGSSRGGGSMGRRSGKGTYSGGSYHGSPRTSSTMKFTLTEIQRATKNFSPALKIGRGMFGTVYRGTLDDGTLVAVKRAEKRLDDTQLGVEFQSEIKTLGRVEHFNLVKFYGCLDCDGERIVVIEHVPNGTLREHLEGFYGSHLDLTARLDIAIDVAHAVTYLHTYTDHPIIHRDIKSSNILLTETLRAKVADFGFARFGTGDTGVTHISTQVRGTAGYLDPEYLKTYQLTEKSDVYSFGVLLVELVSGRRPIETKREHKERITAKWAMKKFMEGNAIETLDPNLSVTPATNLALEKILELSLQCLAPTRQQRPSMRRCAEILWNIRKDFWELLSSDPISKSSHHGRKSSTTLEKI; via the exons ATGAGGGTTCCCAACCCGCCGGCGCTCTCCGACGATCGGAGGTCGCAATCCAGCAACCGGAAACCTACCATCGGCCACCGAAAACCTGCggtcgccgcggcggcgccaCCGACGACCCCGGAACGGCGCGGCGCCGCCTCGCGGAGCCCCTCCGCCGCGCGCGGGACGAGGACGCCGCcaccgccgacgccgacgccgacgccgacgccgacgccgacgccgagcTCCGGGAAGAGCTGGATCAAGTCCTTATTCCGAGCCATCAGATGTCGCTCCGGCAACCCCGAGACCGGCGCCTACCCGGCGACGAAGCCCTCTCCATCGGAAAGGGTGTTACGGTCTCCGTTGC CAACACCGCTGAGGGATAAGAATGGGAGTTCCCGTGGTGGTGGCAGCATGGGGAGGAGGTCGGGTAAGGGGACATATAGCGGCGGCAGCTATCACGGTTCGCCGAGGACCTCCTCAACTATGAAATTCACCCTGACGGAGATCCAAAGGGCGACTAAGAACTTCTCTCCGGCCTTGAAGATAGGGCGAGGCATGTTTGGCACTGTTTATAGAGGGACACTTGACGACGGCACGCTTGTTGCAGTTAAACGCGCCGAAAAG agACTGGATGATACCCAGCTGGGTGTCGAGTTCCAAAGCGAGATCAAGACTTTGGGGCGTGTAGAGCACTTCAATTTGGTTAAGTTTTATGGGTGTTTAGACTGTGATGGTGAAAGGATTGTTGTTATTGAACATGTACCTAATGGAACTCTAAGAGAACATTTAGAAG GTTTCTATGGAAGCCATCTTGACCTTACTGCGCGGCTAGATATCGCAATTGATGTGGCTCATGCTGTCACATATCTTCACACGTATACAG ACCATCCTATAATTCACAGAGACATCAAATCCTCTAACATCCTTCTTACCGAAACTCTCCGAGCGAAAGTTGCTGATTTTGGATTTGCTCGATTTGGTACTGGTGATACCGGAGTAACACATATTTCGACCCAAGTTAGGGGGACTGCCGGTTACTTGGATCCAGAGTATCTTAAGACTTACCAGCTTACAGAGAAAAGTGATGTATATTCCTTTGGTGTATTACTGGTGGAGTTGGTTTCAGGGAGGCGTCCGATAGAGACTAAGCGGGAACACAAAGAACGTATAACAGCTAAGTGG GCAATGAAGAAGTTCATGGAAGGGAACGCTATCGAAACATTGGATCCAAACCTCTCAGTGACTCCTGCAACCAATCTGGCTTTGGAAAAGATACTGGAACTCTCTCTACAATGCCTTGCTCCGACAAGACAACAGCGGCCGAGCATGAGAAGGTGCGCAGAAATTCTATGGAATATAAGGAAGGATTTCTGGGAGCTGTTGTCCTCTGACCCCATCTCCAAATCCTCCCATCATGGCAGGAAGTCTTCGACTACCCTGGAAAAGatttaa